From Homo sapiens chromosome 6, GRCh38.p14 Primary Assembly, the proteins below share one genomic window:
- the LOC124901418 gene encoding uncharacterized protein LOC124901418, translated as MAGCSKDFFLQASDYERDSFQCVFRGGGRKRCPTSERAVGPALYFTRNCRARVLTPRPRSLRCSGQGLLFPSLQVSRITRALRASSPCRGWEGQCSGRRGQSARSSGEAGFPRSEPTLPAARPGGSDRIHSFVSCTGLRKSIWALPVRWRWAWETQPADSSGSGERWRNAKLVGSSAVTDRVGVEPFPAPFTSLYGTDETTL; from the coding sequence ATGGCAGGTTGTTCAAAGGATTTTTTCCTCCAAGCCTCAGATTATGAAAGGGACTCATTCCAGTGCGTTTTtcgaggaggagggagaaaacgTTGCCCGACCTCCGAGAGAGCTGTGGGACCAGCACTTTATTTTACAAGGAACTGCAGAGCTCGGGTTCTAACTCCACGGCCCCGCTCTCTGAGGTGTTCAGGACAGGGCCTCCTCTTTCCCAGCCTTCAGGTCAGCCGGATCACCAGGGCCTTGCGGGCCAGTTCCCCCTGCCGCGGTTGGGAGGGTCAGTGCAGCGGTCGCCGCGGCCAGAGCGCGCGGAGCTCGGGGGAGGCCGGATTCCCTAGGTCTGAGCCGACCCTCCCGGCCGCCCGGCCGGGCGGCAGCGACCGCATCCATTCCTTTGTAAGTTGCACCGGCCTCAGGAAGTCGATCTGGGCCCTCCCGGTTCGTTGGCGGTGGGCGTGGGAGACGCAGCCTGCGGATAGCTCAGGGTCAGGGGAGAGGTGGAGGAATGCGAAGCTTGTGGGTAGTTCTGCGGTGACGGACAGGGTTGGCGTGGAACCATTCCCCGCCCCTTTTACCAGCCTTTATGGGACCGATGAGACAACTCTTTAA